In one window of Helianthus annuus cultivar XRQ/B chromosome 17, HanXRQr2.0-SUNRISE, whole genome shotgun sequence DNA:
- the LOC110926225 gene encoding microtubule-associated protein 70-1, with product MDNSSTVTDVIGITDLPETYRAGDYTAGGNVWPPAGETTPLTVTGSYKDGGTGKGSGTSSRRRGTVRPSLDADDLINLLHGSDPVKVELNRLENEVRDKDRELSEAQAEIKALRLSERLREKAVEELTEELSKVDEKLKLTESLLDSKNLEIKKINDEKKASMAAQFAAEATLRRVHAAQKDDDMPPIEAILAPLEAELKLARQEIAKLQDDNKALDRLTKSKEAALLEAERTVQIALAKASMVDDLQNKNQELMKQIEICQEENKILDKMHRQKVAEVEKLTQTVRELEEAVLAGGAAANAVRDYQRKVQEMNEEKKTLDRELARAKVTANRVATVVANEWKDSNDKVMPVKQWLEERRFLQSEMQQLRDKLAITERAAKSEAQLKEKYQLRLRVLEDTLRSPNTACPSRRQSLGGASSGFLPKRSPSFQIRSTFQSGSSSILRHAKGTSKSFDGGTRSLERGKLISSGGNSPTFNIEKSCDGTKDGETRDGSWKDNPDEKRETEDTVPGLLYDLLQKEVISLRRSCHEKDQSLKDKDDAIEMLAKKVDTLQKAMEVEAKKMRREVAVMEKEVAAMRVDNEQDNRARRNSRAPSHPLPARNVARGGLSRPAQ from the exons ATGGACAACTCATCCACCGTAACCGACGTGATCGGAATAACAGACTTGCCGGAAACATACCGTGCCGGAGACTACACCGCCGGCGGCAATGTGTGGCCTCCGGCCGGTGAAACGACGCCGTTGACGGTTACAGGATCGTATAAGGACGGTGGAACAGGTAAGGGATCAGGTACGAGTAGTCGTAGGAGAGGTACGGTGAGGCCGAGCTTAGATGCGGATGATCTTATTAATTTGCTTCACGGTTCGGATCCGGTGAAGGTTGAGCTTAATCGGTTGGAGAATGAAGTTAGAG ATAAGGATCGAGAGTTGAGTGAAGCACAGGCTGAGATTAAAGCATTGCGGTTGTCTGAACGGTTGAGAGAAAAAGCTGTTGAggag CTAACTGAAGAGCTGTCAAAAGTGGATGAAAAGCTGAAGTTGACCGAATCTCTTCTCGACAGCAAG AATcttgaaatcaagaaaatcaacgATGAGAAGAAAGCATCAATGGCAGCTCAATTTGCAGCAGAAGCTACTTTACGAAGAGTCCACGCAGCTCAAAAAGACGACGACATGCCCCCAATCGAAGCCATCCTTGCACCTTTGGAAGCCGAACTCAAGCTAGCCAGACAAGAG ATTGCAAAGCTGCAGGATGACAACAAAGCGTTAGACCGTTTGACCAAGTCAAAAGAGGCTGCTTTACTTGAAGCCGAGAGGACCGTGCAGATTGCATTGGCCAAGGCATCCATGGTGGATGATCTCCAGAATAAGAATCAGGAGTTGATGAAGCAGATAGAAATTTGCCAG GAGGAAAATAAAATATTGGATAAAATGCATCGTCAAAAAGTTGCTGAGGTGGAAAAGCTTACACAAACCGTACGCGAGCTTGAAGAGGCTGTTCTTGCTGGTGGTGCAGCTGCAAACGCTGTTCGGGACTATCAACGGAAAGTTCAAGAAATGAAT GAGGAAAAAAAGACTCTAGACAGAGAGCTAGCGCGTGCAAAAGTTACAGCCAATAGAGTGGCGACGGTTGTAGCTAACGAATGGAAAGATTCTAATGACAAGGTGATGCCAGTTAAACAATGGCTCGAAGAAAGACGGTTCTTGCAG AGTGAGATGCAACAATTACGGGACAAGTTAGCTATAACCGAACGCGCTGCAAAATCCGAAGCACAATTGAAA GAAAAATATCAACTAAGGCTCAGGGTACTAGAAGATACGTTAAGATCACCAAACACTGCTTGTCCTTCACGTCGTCAATCATTAGGTGGAGCTTCCAGTGGATTTTTACCTAAAAGATCACCGTCTTTTCAGATTAGGTCAACATTTCAATCTGGTTCAAGTTCGATTTTGAGGCATGCGAAAGGTACATCAAAGTCGTTTGATGGTGGGACCCGATCACTTGAAAGGGGTAAACTTATATCCAGTGGTGGTAATAGTCCCACTTTTAATATCGAGAAATCTTGTGATGGAACTAAAGACGGTGAGACACGTGATGGTTCATGGAAAGATAATCCGGATGAAAAACGCGAAACAGAGGACACTGTCCCGGGGTTGTTGTATGATTTACTGCAAAAGGAAGTGATTTCTTTGAGGAGATCTTGCCATGAAAAAGATCAGAGCCTTAAAGATAAGGATGACGCCATTGAG ATGTTGGCAAAGAAAGTAGATACTTTACAAAAGGCAATGGAGGTCGAGGCGAAAAAGATGAGACGCGAGGTAGCTGTTATGGAAAAAGAGGTCGCCGCTATGCGGGTGGATAATGAACAAGATAATCGGGCCAGACGGAACTCGAGGGCTCCTTCCCACCCACTTCCAGCCAG GAATGTAGCACGAGGGGGATTATCCCGACCCGCCCAATAG